CCAGCCCACCAGCCGTGCGCAATTCCGGCGACACGAGCACGCGCCCTGCGCCGTCCATTTCCACGTCCATTGCATTGCCGAGAAAAATGCGCTTCCACCAGGTCGCGTTCATAGGCAGCTTGTCGACCTTGTCACGGAAGATTTCCCACTCCGGGCGTGGAAAGAGCAACAGGCAGCCGTCCGGGTGCTTGGTGATCGTCACCCGGCCCTCTGCCTGTGTCTGCAGCGCATCCCGATATCGAGAGGGAATAGACATCCGCCCTTTCGCATCGAGCGTCAGCGCCGACGCCCCTTG
The nucleotide sequence above comes from Paraburkholderia aromaticivorans. Encoded proteins:
- the mraZ gene encoding division/cell wall cluster transcriptional repressor MraZ, with amino-acid sequence MFQGASALTLDAKGRMSIPSRYRDALQTQAEGRVTITKHPDGCLLLFPRPEWEIFRDKVDKLPMNATWWKRIFLGNAMDVEMDGAGRVLVSPELRTAGGLEKEVTLLGMGRHFELWDAQTYAAKEQAAMAEGMPDALKDFTF